DNA sequence from the Peptoniphilus sp. GNH genome:
TGTGCCTTGGCAGCTTGAGATGTGTGAAGAGCTCCCAAAGCTAAAACCATTTGCGATTTCCAAAGAGGGATGGTATTTATTATCGTAGATTGAATTTTTTCTACCATCAGAGTGTTTCCGCCTTGGATCATGCGAATTTGAGGTGCCATTTGCAAGGATACCATTCTAGTCAAATCCAAATCATGCAATTTTTTTTCGAATCTGTGGATAGAGTCTCTCAAATCTCTTGCCTCTTGAATCTTTGCAGGAGAATTTGATTTTAAAGCTTCTTCTTCCAGTTTAGGAAGATCGATATTTTTTGATTCTTCTAATTTTTTTTCGCCTGCCATTATATACATTGAAAGTTCTTTATAGTATGATGCGTTTAAATCATACATCTGATCCATTGTGGCTATGTCCTTCATCAACCTTATTTGATGTTCTTCAAGGTTTTTAGATATAGACTCCACATTTTTTTCGACTGCGGCATATTTTGTATTGACCTCTCTTAGTTTGTTGGAAGTCTTTTTAAATATTTTTAATATACCTCCATCTTTTTCATCTATATCAAATGATTTAAGTTCGTTTACGACAGATCCCAAAAGCTTGCCGACTTCCCCAAGATCTTTTGTCTTTACTTGGCTAAGTGTTTTCTCTGAAAAAGACGCTATTTGGCTTTGGGCCCCTGAACCATATTCTAGAATTTGATTAGTTTTAGAAAGATCTATTTGTTTTGAAAAATTTTCTATCATCTTTAATTCGTCAGAAGTTAAATTTAAATTCTGAGATACATTTTCTTCTGAATCTTGTTCGAATTTTACAACTTCCGCTTCTTCATTTTGAAAACTGAGCTTTATTTCTCTATCCATTGTTTGTTTTCCTCCTTAAGTAAGCCATCCTGTCTTAGCATTTGCTCTAATACAGATATATTAGCCTTAGTATCTATAACTAAATCTTGTTGAATATTTGCTATTAAGGAATTAAATCCTTCTTTTATAGTGTTAAGGGCCTTAGAGATTCCTGCTCTTGCCTTTTGAGAATCTGTTGTTTCACTTTTCATAAAATCCTTGTAACGATTTAACAAGGCAACTGTCGTAGGAAGATAATAACTTGAAAATTTTCTAAGTTCAGGCTCCACCTCAGGATGGTTTTTGCCATATTCTAAGATTACATTTACAATTCCTATGATTTTGTCAACTTGAAGCTTGACATCTTCGGGAAGCCCCTCCCTTTCATCTTGAAGTTTTTTCATATAAAGAGGTATCTCGGCTATACCCTTTGCATTTTCTGGAATCTCTCCACTTATGTCATTATCTTCATGGATTTCATTGCTAAGCCCTTTTTTGTAATTTTTATAAGCTTCATAGCTTTTTATATCAAGAATAAAAATTTGATTGTCTTCTACTAACCGACCCTCTTTTAGAGCATCTTTCTTTATATAGTGTAAGATATCAGAAACAACCGTCTTTTCATCGACAGACGCCGCTAAAGCGAGTTCATTAATCAAAGCAACAGTTCCACTGCCAAGTTCTCTTAGGTATCTTTTAATTCTTGTCTCTCTAGCTCTTATTCTTTTATAGAAATAAAAACAAAAAAATGTAGCTAGACTACTAAGGATTAGCATAAATAAATAATACAATTCAAATAAGGATAAAAAATTTATTAAAAATACTATATCGCCAGAAAAAAATATAACTAGCAAAAATCTGAATAGATTCTTGTAGGAAGAAAATATTTTTTTTCGATCAACAAGATTTGGATTGTCAACAGGATATAATTTTTTATTTTCAGTTTTAAAAATTTTGCTTATATTTTTTATACCTTTTTTGCTGGCATCTATAAAATACGTAATTGTATCTTCTATATCCTTGCTCAAATCTCCATAATCATCTTTGTTTAGTATGTTATTTAAAGCACTTATGAAGCTTTTGTCTTTATTCTCAGTCATAATACACCTCATAAACATTATACCCTAAAAATTATTTCAAAAAGTTAAGAATTGATAAAAAAAGACGTCTTAGACGTCTTAATTATTTTATTTCATTGTAGCTATTACCTCTGTCCATATTCTATCGTAAATTGGCAAAATTTCAGGTATATTCTTGTAAACTTCCATTTTTTTTAAGTCGTCCCTCGATGGATATATTACTTTAGAATCTCTCAATTCAGGCCTTAAAAGTTCTCTAGTTTTAATAACTGGAGATGTATATCCTACGCAATACTCAGTATTTATAGCTGAAATTTCGGGTCTTAGCATGAAATTAATAAATTTCTCAGCCAAGTCCTTATTTTTTGCATTTTTAGGAATAGCGAACGAATCATACCAAAGGTTTGTCCCCTCTTTGGGAATTACATAGTCCAAATTTTTATTTTCTTCCATCATCATAAGTGCATCGCCAGAGTACATAAGACCGATTGCAGCATCCTCTTGAACTATTACATCCCGACCCTCGTCAGCTAGATAAGCATATACTAAAGGTTTTTGCTCCATAAGAGCATCTTTTGCCTCCATAAGAGCAGCCTTGTCCGTTGTATTTACCGAATAACCCTTGTACTTCAGAGCAACAGCTATGGCATCTCTTATTGAGTTATACATGATTATTTTCCCAACATTTCTTTTGTCCCAAAGGTCTTTAAAGCCACTTACTGGATAATCGATTAGCTTTTTGTTATAAATAATTCCAACAGTACCCCAAAAATATGGTATAGAATACTCATTTGTTGGATCAAAATCTGGATTTTTTATATCTTCAAATACGCCTGCGAAATTAGGAACATTTTTGAAGTCTATTTTTTGTATAAGGTTTTCTGCAATCATCCTCTCTATCATGTAGTCAGATGGGACTATGACATCATAAGAGTCAGATGATTTTTTTACTTTTACATAAAGATCTTCATTTGAAGAGAAGGTCTCATAAGTTACCTTTACCCCAAATTCTCTTTCAAACATTGTAAGAGTTATAGGATCTATATAGTCTCCCCAGTTATAGACTCTAAGACTGTTTTGCGTATTTGATTTACAAGAAGTTAAGAGTATAAAGAGGCAAAAAATCATAGCTATTCTAAAAAATCTTTTCATTTTAGCCTCCTAGACTTGGCACTTGTAAAAGTTCTCTTGTTAATAATCAACAAAAGGCACAGTAAAACAGCAAACATTATTGTGGATAATGCATTTATTGAAGGATTGATACCCTTTTTTGCCATTGAGTAGATTGTTATGGAAAGATTTGACACACCTTGTCCCGTTGTAAAAAAGCTAACCACAAAATCATCTATCGAGAGTGTGAATGCCATAAGAGCTCCTGTTATAATCCCAGGTTTTATCTGAGGTATTATAACATGCCTAATTGCATACCAAGGCTTTGCCCCCAGATCCATTGCTGCTTCTACCATATTCTTATCAAGCTGATAGAGCTTTGGCATAATAGATAAAATAACATATGGTATGCAAAATACTATGTGAGAAATTGCAAGACTTGTAAATCCCAAGTCGAATGAAAAGAAAGCAAACAAACCCATTAAAGCTACGGCTGTCACTATATCTGGATTTAAAACCGGTAGATAATTTATATCTAATATGGAATTTTTTATAAATCCTTTTTTCATATAAAAAATACCAATTGATGCCAAGGTACCTATAAAAGTTGACACCAAAGTTGCGATTAGGGCGATTACCATAGTCGTGTAGAGAGATTTTAATATTATTGGATCATATAAAAGCTCTCTATACCATCTAAGTGTAAATCCTGACCAGGCACCTCTTATCTTAGAGTCATTAAATGAAAATACTATAAGCACTGCTATGGGGGCATAAAGAAAAATAAAAATCAGCACCATATAAAAATCTTTAATGAAATTTTTGATTCCTTTTACCATAAGCCGCCTCCAGACTTACCCGAATCCTTGTTAGTTGCCCTTGAGAGCAAGAGTACAAACAGCATAATCAAAATTAAAATAAGCGAGATAGCAGAGCCATAACCCCAATCACCAGTAAAGGTGAACTGTTGTTCGATTAAATTTCCAATAAGATAGAACTTATTGCCTCCCAAAAGTGACGGTATTACAAATGTAGATATAGCAGGAATAAATACCATGGTAAGACCTGTATATACTCCAGGAAGCGACAAAGGAAAGATGACCTTAGTGAAA
Encoded proteins:
- a CDS encoding toxic anion resistance protein; amino-acid sequence: MDREIKLSFQNEEAEVVKFEQDSEENVSQNLNLTSDELKMIENFSKQIDLSKTNQILEYGSGAQSQIASFSEKTLSQVKTKDLGEVGKLLGSVVNELKSFDIDEKDGGILKIFKKTSNKLREVNTKYAAVEKNVESISKNLEEHQIRLMKDIATMDQMYDLNASYYKELSMYIMAGEKKLEESKNIDLPKLEEEALKSNSPAKIQEARDLRDSIHRFEKKLHDLDLTRMVSLQMAPQIRMIQGGNTLMVEKIQSTIINTIPLWKSQMVLALGALHTSQAAKAQKAVTDLTNDLLKKNADALHDSTLATTRASEESIIDVDTIKYTNDKLISALKEVKDIQEEGLKRRREATIQIQKLESELKENLIRIAKEK
- a CDS encoding spermidine/putrescine ABC transporter substrate-binding protein, with protein sequence MKRFFRIAMIFCLFILLTSCKSNTQNSLRVYNWGDYIDPITLTMFEREFGVKVTYETFSSNEDLYVKVKKSSDSYDVIVPSDYMIERMIAENLIQKIDFKNVPNFAGVFEDIKNPDFDPTNEYSIPYFWGTVGIIYNKKLIDYPVSGFKDLWDKRNVGKIIMYNSIRDAIAVALKYKGYSVNTTDKAALMEAKDALMEQKPLVYAYLADEGRDVIVQEDAAIGLMYSGDALMMMEENKNLDYVIPKEGTNLWYDSFAIPKNAKNKDLAEKFINFMLRPEISAINTEYCVGYTSPVIKTRELLRPELRDSKVIYPSRDDLKKMEVYKNIPEILPIYDRIWTEVIATMK
- a CDS encoding ABC transporter permease, which translates into the protein MVKGIKNFIKDFYMVLIFIFLYAPIAVLIVFSFNDSKIRGAWSGFTLRWYRELLYDPIILKSLYTTMVIALIATLVSTFIGTLASIGIFYMKKGFIKNSILDINYLPVLNPDIVTAVALMGLFAFFSFDLGFTSLAISHIVFCIPYVILSIMPKLYQLDKNMVEAAMDLGAKPWYAIRHVIIPQIKPGIITGALMAFTLSIDDFVVSFFTTGQGVSNLSITIYSMAKKGINPSINALSTIMFAVLLCLLLIINKRTFTSAKSRRLK